The sequence CCGTGCGCCTGCTGCCCGTACGCGGGCGGCGCGACCGGCGGCACGTGCGGGCGGTCCGGGGTGGCAGCGGGAGCGGGAGCCGCGGCCGTCGCCGTCGGCGCGTCCGTCAGGTGGTCGGTCCAGCGCGTGCCGTCCCACCAGCGCAGGCGGTCGGATCCGGCGGGGTCCGCGTACCAGCCCGCGGGCGTGGAGGGTGTTCCGGTCGAGTCAGTCACGAGGTGCTCCTAGCGAGGTGCGGGATGCCGATGCGCGTCGGACGCGCGCGGGGCGCGGACGCTGGACGTCAGACTACCCAGGTCGCCCTGGGGCCGCGCCGACGCGCGCGGCCCGCTCAGGATGCGTCGAGCCGCCGGGCGAGGTACGGCGCGGTGCGGCTCCCGGCGGCGTCCGCGACCTCGCGCGGCGTGCCCTGCGCGACGATCCGCCCGCCCTGGTCGCCGCCCGACGGCCCGAGGTCGATGACCCGGTCGGCGTCGGCCACCACGTCCATCTCGTGCTCCACCACGACGACCGTGTTGCCCGCGTCCACGAGCCCCTGCAGCTGCCGCAGGAGGAGCACCACGTCGGCCGGGTGCAGCCCCGTCGTCGGCTCGTCCAGCAGGTAGAGGGTGTGCCCGCGGGGTGCGCGCTGCAGCTCGGTGGCCAGCTTGATCCGCTGGGCCTCGCCGCCCGACAGCTCCGTCGCGGGCTGGCCGAGCCGCAGGTAGCCGAGGCCGACGTCCCGCAGGGTCGCGAGGGCGCGCGCGGCGAGCGGCACGTCGGCGAGGAAGCCGCGCGCCTCGTCGACCGTCATCCCGAGCACGTCCGCGATCGAGCGTCCGTGGTACTCGATCTCCAGCGTCGCCGGCTCGTACCTGGCCCCGTGGCAGGTGGGGCACGGCCCGTAGGAGCCCGGGAGGAAGAGGAGCTCGACGGTCACGGATCCCTCGCCCTGGCACGTCTCGCACCGCCCGCCCGCGACGTTGAACGAGAACCGGCCGGCGCCGTAGCCGCGGGCCCGCGCCTCGTCGGTCGCGGCGTACGTGCGGCGGACCGCGTCGAAGAGCCCGGTGTAGGTGGCGAGCGTGGAGCGCGGCGTCCGGCCGATCGGCCGCTGGTCCACCGACACGAGCCGATCCACCGCCTCGGCGCCCTCGACCCGCGCGATGCGCGCGGGTCCGGCCGCGTCGTCGTCCCCGTCCGCGTCGTCGGCGGCCTCGACCACCACGCGGTCGGGCGCGAGCGAGGCGCGGAGCAGGTCGGGCAGCACCCGGCTCACGAGCGTCGACTTGCCGGACCCGGAGACGCCCGTCACGGCCACCATCACGCCGAGCGGGATCTCCACGTCGAGGTCGACGAGGTTGTGCAGCGTCACGCCCGTCGCCCGGATGCTCCCGGTGGGCGTCCGCGGCGTCCGCTCCTCGCGCGGCGGCGCGAGGTCGGGGAAGAGGTGCGGCCGCGTCGCCGAGGCCCCGACCTCGCGGAGCCCCGCGACGGGACCGGAGTAGAGGACGGATCCGCCCGCCTGCCCCGCGCCCGGCCCCACGTCCACGATCCAGTCCGCCCGCCGGACGACGTCCATGTCGTGCTCGACCACGAAGACGGAGTTGCCCGAGTCGCGCAGCTGCTCGAGCACCTCGAGGAGCGGCTCCGCGTCGGCGGGGTGCAGCCCCGCGGACGGCTCGTCGAGCACGTAGACGACGCCGAACAGGCCCGACCGCAGCTGCGTCGCGAGCCGGAGCCGCTGCATCTCGCCGGGCGACAGCGTCGTGGTGACGCGACCGAGGCTGAGGTAGCCGAGCCCGAGGTCCACGAGCACGGCGAGGCGCGCGACGAGGTCGGTCGTGATGGTCACGGCCACGTCGCCCATGCCGTCCGCCGGCGCGATGGCCCGGGCGAGGTCCGCGAGCGTCAGGGCGTTGAGCTCCTGGATGCTGCGACCCGCGAAGGTCACGGCCAGCGCCTCGGGCGTGAGCCCGCTCCCGCCGCACCGCTCGCACGTGCCTGAGACCATGTGCGCGAGCGCCGCCTCGCGCAGCCGCGGGCTCGCGGAGTCGGCCAGCGTGTGCAGCACGTAGGAGCGCGCGCTCCAGAAGCGCCCGTTGTACGGCTTCGCGACGCGGTCGCGCTGCGGCGTGATCTGCACGACCGGCTGCTCCTCGGTGAAGAGGATCCAGTCGCGCGCCTCCTGCGGCAGCTCCCGCCACGGCACGTCCACGTCGTACCCGAGCGCGATGACGATGTCCCGCAGGTTCTTGCCCTGCCAGGCGCCCGGCCACGCGGCGATGGCGCCGTCGCGGATCGACAGCGACGGATCCGGCACGAGGGACGCCTCGGCCACGGTGTGCGCGACGCCGAGGCCGTGGCAGACGGGGCACGCGCCCGCCGCCGTGTTGGGGGAGAAGGCGTCGGAGTCGAGCCGCCCCTGGCCCACCGGGTAGGTGCCCGCGCGCGACATCAGCATGCGCAGCGAGTTGGACAGCGTGGTCACGGTGCCGACGGTGGAGCGCGTGCTGGGCGCGCCCCGCCGCTGCTGCAGGGCGACGGCCGGCGGCAGGCCGGTGATGCTCTCGACGTGCGGCGTCTGCTCCTGCCGGATCAGCCGGCGCGCGTACGGCGCCACCGACTCGAAGAAGCGCCGCTGCGCCTCGGCGTAGACGGTGCCGAAGGCGAGCGACGACTTGCCGGATCCCGAGACGCCGGTGAAGGCCACGATCCGGTCGCGCGGGATGTCGACGTCCACGTCGCGGAGCGTGTTCTCCGACGCGCCGCGGACGCGCAAGAAGCCGTCGGCGCGGTCGTCGGGGGCGGATGCGGGCGGGGTCGTTCCGGGAGCGGGCACCTGCTCGACCCTATGCCCGTCCGGCGGCGGCCCGGGGCCAGGGCCGCGATGGGCCCGACGGCCGTGCGGGTCAGCCCAGCGCGCCGCGCGCCTCCTGCAGCGTGGGGAAGTCCCCGACGTCGCGTCCGAGGCGGTCGGTGACGTGGAAGCCCACGCCCCACCTCTCCTCGGACATGCCCGCGAACTCGTCGCCGCGGCGGGCGACCCAGAGTCCAGCGGCGACGGGGGACCAGCTGATGCCGGGGATGTCGGTCTGACCGGGTGCGGTCTGCGTGAGAGCCATGGCTCCTCCTCCTCGCGGCTCGTCGTCGAGCCGCATGCTGTCGTCGCCGACGTGGATGCGCGCCGCGACGCCACCCGTCCGGGTGGACCTCGACTGTATGCGCACTAACGACTAGTGGGCGCAGTTCCGGGCGGATCCGCAGGATCGCGGGGATCCTGCCACCGTCCGAGCGCCGGCGGACGACGGAGGGGCCACCCGCGACGTGCGGGGACGGCCCCTCCGGGATGCGGCGGATCAGCCGCGGATGTACGTCTCCAGCTCCGGGATGCGCAGCTTGGCGAGCACCTTCTTCTCGATCTGGCGCACGCGCTCCCGCGTCACGCCCAGCTGCTGGCTCACGAACGCGAGCGAGCGCGGCTCGAGCCCGGCGAGGCCGAAGCGCATCCGCACGACCTCGGCGTCGCGCTCGGCGAGCCCGTCGATGAGGCGCGTGACGTGCGCGGCCATGAGCTGCTGCGTCACGACGTCGATGGGCTGCGTGACGTCCGCGTCCTCGATGAGGTCGGCCATCTCGGTGTCGCCGTCGCCGCCGCTGCCGCCCACGAGGACCTGCAGCGACATGGGCTCCTGCGCGCGGTCGAGGAGGTAGCGCACCTTCGTGACGGGGGTGTCCGACTCGCGTGCGATCTCCTCCATGGAGGGGTCGCGCCCGAGCTCCACCGCGAGCTCGCGCTGCACGGCGTTGATGCGGTTGATGTGCTCCACCGTGTGCACGGGGATGCGGATGGTGCGGCTCGTGTCGGCCATGCCGCGGGTGATAGACTGCTTGATCCACCACGACGCGTAGGTCGAGAACTTGAAGCCGGCCTGGTAGTCGAACTTCTCGACCGCCCGCACGAGGCCCATGTTGCCCTCCTGGATGAGGTCCAGGAACGGCAGGCCGCGGCCCGTGTAGCGCTTGGCGATGCTGACGACGAGGCGCAGGTTCGCGTTGACGAGGTGCTGCTTGGCGCGCATCCCGTCCTGGGCGAGCGTCTGGTACTCGCGGCGCTCGGACGCGGTGAGGTCGGTGCGGGTGTCGAGGACCTCCTGCGACAGCACGCCCACCTCGATGCGGCGGGCGACGCTCACCTCGAGCTCGGCGGTGAGCAGCGGCACGCGGCCGATCTGGCGCAGGTAGTCCTTGACGGCGTCGGTGCTGGCACCGGGGGTGACGAGCGACGGCTCGGGGAGGTCGGAGTCCGCGTAGGGATCGACCGGTCCGATCGTCTCGACCTGGTCGAGGGCGGCGTCGCTGGTGCTGTCGGTGGCCGTGGGCCTGGTCGGTGTCATCGTCATGGTGCCCGTTCCTTCCGCGCCGTCCCGGACGGCATCGTCATGCGGGCCCGCGCCCGTCGGACGGGGGTCTCTGCGAGGTCCCGTGGTCCACGGGGCTCTCGCCGGGAGGCCGGATCACGACCTCGAGCACCTAACTTAGCGTGCGATTCCTTTGGGGCCCAAACGTTCGTATACGCACGTAACATCCGGCCGGAGTCGGTCGCGAGAGCACGGCCCCCGCCGGTGCGCACAATCGTATTGCGGGCTAACGATTCGCGCAGGGGGTTGCGCGCTTTGCTCGGCGGTTGTACATCTGCACGCCACCTACACTTGTCGCGTGGTCGCCTCACGAATCCATCTCGTCCGTCACGGCGAGGTGCACAACCCGCACGGAGTCCTCTACGGACGCATCCCGGGATACGGCCTCTCCGAGCTCGGCCACCGCATGGCCGACGCCGCCGCCCGCGCGCTCGAGGAGGAGGGCGCTCCGGTCAACCGCGTCATCGCGTCGCCGCTGCAGCGCGCGCAGGAGTCCGCCGCCCCGTGGGCCGAGCGCTTCGCCCTCGAGGTCACGACCGACGAGCGGGTCATCGAGCCCACCAACCGCTTCGAGGGATCCCGCTTCCCCTCTCCTGCGCGCCTCGCGCGCTCGCCGCGGCTCTGGCCGCTCGTCGTCGACCCCATCCGCCCGAGCTGGGGTGAGTCCTACCGGTCCATCGCCGCGCGCATGGCCGAGGCCGTGAAGGCGGCGCACCGCTCGGTGCCCGACGGCGACGTGGTCATCGTGAGCCACCAGCTGCCCATCTGGATGGTGCACCTCTCCCTCGCGGGCGAGCGCCTCTTCCACGACCCGCGCCAGCGCCGCTGCGCGCTCTCGAGCATCACCACGGTCGAGCGCGTCGGCGACCGCTTCGTCGAGACGGGCTACATCGACGCGGCGGCCGGCCTGTCCGACCTCGCGGTCGACCAGGGGGCCGTGTGATGCCCCGCGTCCGCCGCCCGCGCCGCCTCCTCGGCGTCGCCGCGACCGCGGCGCTCGCCGCCGTCGTCCTCGCGGGCTGCGCGGAGGATCCGCTCGCCGCCCAGTACCGCAGCGGCAACAACGAGCGCTACATCGCCGGCGACGGCACCTTCACCGAGGTCCCGCTCGCCGACCGCGACGCCCCCGTCGACTTCTCGGGCACGCTCGCCGACGGCACCGAGATCTCGTCCGCCGACTACCGCGGCTCCGTGACGGTCCTCAACTTCTGGTACGCCGAGTGCCCGCCGTGCCGCCTCGAGGCGAAGGACCTGCAGGCCGCGAGCGAGGAGCACGCGCCCGAGGGCGTGCGGTTCCTCGGGGTGAACACCCGCGACCGGCGGCCGAACGTCGACTCCTTCGACAAGACCTACGGCATCACCTACCCGTCCGTCCTCGACGTCGAGGACACGTCCATGCAGCTCGCGTTCGCCGGCACCATCGCGCCGAACGCCGTGCCCGCCACCATCGTGCTCGACCGCCAGGGACGCGTCGCGTCGCGGGTGCTCGGGCAGATCGACCCCGGGGTGCTCCGCACGCTCGTCTCCGACACGGTCGCGGAGCCGGCGGGCTAGGTGGACCAGATCCAGAGCGCCCTCTCCGGCCAGCTCCTCGTCGCGGTGCCCCTGGCCCTGCTCGCGGGCCTGGTCTCGTTCGCGTCGCCCTGCGTGCTGCCGCTCGTTCCGGGCTACCTCGGGTACATCGGCGGCATGGCCGAGGCGCGGGGCGGATCCGCGACGCGTCGTCGCCTGCTCCTCGGCACCGCGCTCTTCGTGCTCGGATTCTCCGCGGTCTTCATCGTGACCACGCTCGTCTCGGCCACCGCCGGGTTCTGGCTCCTGCGCTGGCAGGACCTCATCACCCGCATCCTCGGGGTCGTCCTCATCGTCATGGGGCTCGTCTTCACCGGCCGGCTCGGCTTCCTCCAGCGGCAGGTCAAGAGCTCGTGGCGTCCGGCGACGGGGCTCGCGGGCGCGCCGCTCCTGGGGATCGTGTTCGGCATCGGCTGGGCGCCCTGCATCGGCCCGACCCTCGCGGTCGTCATCTCCATGAGCCTCACCTCGGCCGACGCGGGCCGCGGCGTGCTGCTCGGCGTCGCCTACTGCATCGGGCTCGGCGTGCCCTTCCTCCTCGTGGCCCTCGGCCTCGGCTGGATGACGCGCACCGTCGGGTTCCTCCGCCGTCACATCCGCACCGTGAACCTCGTCGGAGGAGCGCTCCTCGTCCTCATCGGCGTGCTCATGGTCTCCGGCATCTGGTCGGCGTGGATGCTCCAGCTCCAGGGGGTGATCGCCACGTATGTCCCGGCCATCTGACCACGTCGACTCGCCCCGGCAGGCGCCGCGTCCGTCGTCCGCCGACGGTGCGCCCATCGTGCAGCCCAAGC is a genomic window of Clavibacter capsici containing:
- a CDS encoding excinuclease ABC subunit UvrA, which encodes MPAPGTTPPASAPDDRADGFLRVRGASENTLRDVDVDIPRDRIVAFTGVSGSGKSSLAFGTVYAEAQRRFFESVAPYARRLIRQEQTPHVESITGLPPAVALQQRRGAPSTRSTVGTVTTLSNSLRMLMSRAGTYPVGQGRLDSDAFSPNTAAGACPVCHGLGVAHTVAEASLVPDPSLSIRDGAIAAWPGAWQGKNLRDIVIALGYDVDVPWRELPQEARDWILFTEEQPVVQITPQRDRVAKPYNGRFWSARSYVLHTLADSASPRLREAALAHMVSGTCERCGGSGLTPEALAVTFAGRSIQELNALTLADLARAIAPADGMGDVAVTITTDLVARLAVLVDLGLGYLSLGRVTTTLSPGEMQRLRLATQLRSGLFGVVYVLDEPSAGLHPADAEPLLEVLEQLRDSGNSVFVVEHDMDVVRRADWIVDVGPGAGQAGGSVLYSGPVAGLREVGASATRPHLFPDLAPPREERTPRTPTGSIRATGVTLHNLVDLDVEIPLGVMVAVTGVSGSGKSTLVSRVLPDLLRASLAPDRVVVEAADDADGDDDAAGPARIARVEGAEAVDRLVSVDQRPIGRTPRSTLATYTGLFDAVRRTYAATDEARARGYGAGRFSFNVAGGRCETCQGEGSVTVELLFLPGSYGPCPTCHGARYEPATLEIEYHGRSIADVLGMTVDEARGFLADVPLAARALATLRDVGLGYLRLGQPATELSGGEAQRIKLATELQRAPRGHTLYLLDEPTTGLHPADVVLLLRQLQGLVDAGNTVVVVEHEMDVVADADRVIDLGPSGGDQGGRIVAQGTPREVADAAGSRTAPYLARRLDAS
- a CDS encoding sigma-70 family RNA polymerase sigma factor produces the protein MTMTPTRPTATDSTSDAALDQVETIGPVDPYADSDLPEPSLVTPGASTDAVKDYLRQIGRVPLLTAELEVSVARRIEVGVLSQEVLDTRTDLTASERREYQTLAQDGMRAKQHLVNANLRLVVSIAKRYTGRGLPFLDLIQEGNMGLVRAVEKFDYQAGFKFSTYASWWIKQSITRGMADTSRTIRIPVHTVEHINRINAVQRELAVELGRDPSMEEIARESDTPVTKVRYLLDRAQEPMSLQVLVGGSGGDGDTEMADLIEDADVTQPIDVVTQQLMAAHVTRLIDGLAERDAEVVRMRFGLAGLEPRSLAFVSQQLGVTRERVRQIEKKVLAKLRIPELETYIRG
- a CDS encoding histidine phosphatase family protein — encoded protein: MVASRIHLVRHGEVHNPHGVLYGRIPGYGLSELGHRMADAAARALEEEGAPVNRVIASPLQRAQESAAPWAERFALEVTTDERVIEPTNRFEGSRFPSPARLARSPRLWPLVVDPIRPSWGESYRSIAARMAEAVKAAHRSVPDGDVVIVSHQLPIWMVHLSLAGERLFHDPRQRRCALSSITTVERVGDRFVETGYIDAAAGLSDLAVDQGAV
- a CDS encoding TlpA family protein disulfide reductase; this encodes MPRVRRPRRLLGVAATAALAAVVLAGCAEDPLAAQYRSGNNERYIAGDGTFTEVPLADRDAPVDFSGTLADGTEISSADYRGSVTVLNFWYAECPPCRLEAKDLQAASEEHAPEGVRFLGVNTRDRRPNVDSFDKTYGITYPSVLDVEDTSMQLAFAGTIAPNAVPATIVLDRQGRVASRVLGQIDPGVLRTLVSDTVAEPAG
- a CDS encoding cytochrome c biogenesis CcdA family protein, with the translated sequence MDQIQSALSGQLLVAVPLALLAGLVSFASPCVLPLVPGYLGYIGGMAEARGGSATRRRLLLGTALFVLGFSAVFIVTTLVSATAGFWLLRWQDLITRILGVVLIVMGLVFTGRLGFLQRQVKSSWRPATGLAGAPLLGIVFGIGWAPCIGPTLAVVISMSLTSADAGRGVLLGVAYCIGLGVPFLLVALGLGWMTRTVGFLRRHIRTVNLVGGALLVLIGVLMVSGIWSAWMLQLQGVIATYVPAI